TGGCACCCGGGAAGAAGGAGAGGGAGATGTCCTTGAGGATCTGCTTCTTGGGGGGCACGACCTTGCCCACCCGGTTCATGGTGAAGACGTATTGCGCCATGGGAACCCATCGGTTGGAGGATTTGCAGTGGCCACGATGATAGTGGCCACTGCAGGCAAAGGCCAGCCGCGGCCCTACTCCTCTTCGTCTATGGCCCAGTCGTCCTCGATGGCGCGACGCAGGCGACGCTCCTCGAGCAGCGCCTCCACGCGGCGGCGGGCGCGCAGGGTATCGGCGCGGCTGGTGCGGGGACGAGCATACTCCTCGTCGTTCACCGCTTCGGAAAAATCCACCTCGTCATCGAGGCTCGGTTCGAGAAGGTGTTCACGGCCCATGCGATCTCCTCCCATGGCCAGGGGTCGACGGGCGTCGACCGGTCACATATCGCTTCTCTTCCCCAGTGCGTTGCAGGTCTGTAACGCGGAATCCGAAGCGCCCAGGCAACGTGGTTGCCTGGGCGCT
The Halomonas alkalicola DNA segment above includes these coding regions:
- a CDS encoding PA3496 family putative envelope integrity protein; the encoded protein is MGREHLLEPSLDDEVDFSEAVNDEEYARPRTSRADTLRARRRVEALLEERRLRRAIEDDWAIDEEE